In Alphaproteobacteria bacterium, one DNA window encodes the following:
- a CDS encoding mandelate racemase/muconate lactonizing enzyme family protein, translated as MTKITAVRSCLTRIPLEVPTSFSTRQVLAREFALVEVEADDGHIGIGFTYGGSAGGGIVTEAVRELLAPLLLGEDPYRVEGLWAEMYQEALLQGRVGSTMRALSALDMALWDRNARAGGLPLYKFLGAYAQDSVRGYASGGYYLEGKTPEMLGDELRGYVEQGFDAVKIKVGRLGPQQEGERLAAARQAIGDEVLLLLDCTNGWRNLETALRHMAVYEQYDPYFIEEPFPPDDIDNHARLVQSTHVPVATGEIEAGRWRFKELLEREAASIVQPDAICCGGITEFRRIAALAAAYGVSVAPHAYHEMHLHLAASTPNATFVEVFTDDSIVNFRRLIEPQAVLEGGRVLLPERPGLGFDFVAQAVEKYAVQPWAESIAG; from the coding sequence ATGACCAAGATCACCGCGGTGCGATCCTGTTTGACCCGCATTCCGCTGGAGGTGCCGACCTCGTTTTCCACCCGCCAGGTGCTGGCCCGCGAGTTCGCCCTGGTCGAGGTCGAGGCCGACGACGGGCACATCGGCATCGGTTTCACCTACGGCGGCAGCGCCGGCGGCGGCATCGTCACCGAGGCCGTGCGCGAGTTGCTGGCACCGCTGCTGCTGGGCGAGGACCCTTACCGGGTCGAGGGCCTGTGGGCGGAGATGTACCAGGAAGCGCTGCTGCAAGGCCGGGTAGGCTCGACCATGCGGGCCTTGAGCGCCCTCGACATGGCGCTTTGGGACCGCAACGCCCGGGCCGGCGGCTTGCCGCTCTATAAGTTCCTCGGCGCCTACGCCCAGGACTCGGTGCGGGGTTACGCCAGCGGTGGCTACTACCTCGAGGGCAAGACGCCGGAGATGCTGGGGGACGAGCTGCGAGGCTATGTCGAGCAGGGTTTCGATGCCGTCAAGATCAAGGTCGGGCGCCTCGGTCCGCAGCAGGAAGGTGAGCGCCTGGCGGCGGCGCGCCAGGCCATCGGCGACGAGGTGCTGTTGCTGCTCGATTGCACCAATGGCTGGCGCAACCTTGAAACGGCGCTGCGTCACATGGCGGTCTACGAGCAATACGATCCTTATTTCATCGAGGAGCCGTTCCCGCCCGACGACATCGACAACCACGCCCGCCTGGTGCAGAGCACCCACGTGCCCGTGGCGACCGGCGAGATCGAAGCCGGGCGCTGGCGTTTCAAGGAATTGTTGGAGCGCGAAGCCGCCAGCATAGTGCAGCCCGATGCCATCTGTTGCGGTGGCATCACCGAGTTCCGCCGCATCGCCGCTTTAGCCGCCGCCTACGGCGTCTCGGTGGCTCCCCACGCCTACCACGAAATGCACCTGCACCTGGCCGCCAGCACCCCCAACGCCACCTTCGTCGAGGTTTTCACAGACGACAGCATCGTCAATTTCCGCCGTCTAATCGAGCCCCAGGCCGTGCTCGAGGGCGGCCGCGTGCTGCTGCCCGAGCGGCCCGGCCTGGGCTTCGATTTCGTCGCCCAAGCGGTCGAGAAATACGCCGTTCAGCCCTGGGCGGAAAGCATAGCCGGCTGA
- a CDS encoding aldolase/citrate lyase family protein: MPTQEPNAVREKLANGQPVTGTAVFSWSPYIVDAAGFAGLDYLRIDTEHVWRQDSMLEHLVRAAHLGGVLPIVRIDRDNPYLARKALEIGAGGIIVPDISSVAEAEAVVRAAKFPPRGERGFSNYCFSAGWGAEDAAEWVTWSDREPLVGIMIENVEAMARIDDIMAVDGIDFALFGPADYSMSLGLGAPKAQDERVQAAIKETVAAAHKAGKYVSLGVGTERANIEKYLALGIDMLELGADLAIVSAGWTRATAAVGEILANRK, encoded by the coding sequence ATGCCAACACAAGAACCCAACGCAGTCCGCGAGAAATTGGCGAACGGCCAGCCCGTCACCGGTACCGCGGTATTTTCCTGGAGCCCCTACATCGTCGATGCCGCCGGCTTTGCCGGGCTCGATTACCTGCGCATCGACACGGAACACGTCTGGCGCCAGGACAGCATGCTCGAGCACCTGGTGCGGGCGGCCCACCTGGGTGGCGTGCTGCCCATCGTGCGCATCGATCGTGACAACCCCTACCTGGCGCGCAAGGCGCTGGAGATCGGGGCCGGCGGCATCATCGTGCCGGACATCTCCTCGGTGGCCGAGGCCGAGGCGGTGGTGCGGGCAGCCAAGTTCCCGCCGCGCGGCGAGCGCGGCTTCAGCAATTACTGCTTCTCCGCCGGCTGGGGTGCCGAAGACGCCGCCGAGTGGGTCACCTGGAGCGATCGCGAACCCCTGGTCGGCATCATGATCGAGAACGTCGAGGCCATGGCGCGGATCGACGACATCATGGCCGTCGACGGCATCGATTTCGCCCTCTTCGGGCCGGCCGACTATTCCATGTCGCTCGGCCTGGGCGCCCCCAAGGCCCAGGACGAGCGCGTCCAGGCGGCCATCAAGGAGACCGTTGCGGCGGCCCACAAGGCAGGAAAGTACGTCTCGCTGGGCGTCGGCACGGAGCGGGCCAACATCGAGAAATACCTGGCACTCGGCATCGACATGCTTGAGTTGGGCGCCGATCTGGCTATCGTCAGCGCCGGCTGGACCCGGGCCACGGCGGCGGTCGGCGAAATTCTGGCCAACCGAAAGTAG
- the aspS gene encoding aspartate--tRNA ligase: protein MHRYRSHTCGQLRSDDVGTEARLSGWVHRKRDHGNLLFVDLRDHYGLTQLVAEVDSAHFALLERIRPESVLTVSGNVVARSEETVNDKLPTGRVELHLKEIEVQSAAEELPLPVFGEQEYPEDVRLRHRPLDLRRERLHRNITLRAEIITSIRRRMTAQGFTEFQTPILTASSPEGARDFLVPSRLHPGKFYALPQAPQQFKQLYMIAGFDRYFQIAPCFRDEDARADRSPGEFYQLDVEMSFVEQEDVFAAIEPVMHGLFEEFSDWPVTNLPFPRIPYAEAMLKYGSDKPDLRNPLEICDVTEAFRGSNFGIFAKAIDKGSVVRAVPAPGSGERPRSFFDKTNDWARAEGWPGLGYVIFEKGGGGKGPIAKNLGEERVAELRRISGLGDGDALFFACDAPAKAAELAGLARQRVGQELELNEKESFRFCWIVDYPMYEWSEAEQKIEFSHNPFSMPQGGIVALGNEDALEVLGFQYDIVCNGVELSSGAIRNHDPETMIKAFELAGYGRDVVEAEFGGMLRALRLGAPPHGGIAPGIDRIVMLLADEPNIREVVAFPMNQQAEDLLMGAPAEVSARQLRDLHIRVALPPEKKVEE from the coding sequence ATGCACAGGTATCGCAGCCACACTTGCGGACAATTGCGCTCCGACGACGTGGGCACGGAAGCCCGGCTGTCAGGCTGGGTGCATCGCAAGCGCGACCACGGCAATCTTCTGTTCGTTGATCTGCGCGACCACTACGGCCTGACCCAGCTGGTGGCTGAGGTCGATAGCGCCCATTTCGCGCTCTTGGAGCGCATCCGCCCGGAAAGCGTGCTGACCGTGAGCGGCAATGTAGTGGCGCGCAGCGAGGAAACGGTCAATGACAAACTACCCACCGGCCGGGTCGAGCTGCACTTGAAGGAAATCGAGGTCCAGTCGGCGGCCGAGGAACTGCCGCTGCCGGTTTTCGGCGAGCAGGAATATCCCGAAGACGTGCGGCTGCGCCACCGGCCGCTGGATCTCCGCCGCGAGCGGTTACACCGGAACATCACGCTCAGGGCGGAGATCATCACCAGCATCCGCCGGCGCATGACGGCCCAGGGTTTCACCGAGTTCCAGACGCCCATCCTGACCGCCTCATCGCCCGAGGGGGCACGTGATTTTTTGGTACCGAGCCGCCTGCACCCGGGCAAGTTCTATGCCCTCCCTCAGGCGCCGCAGCAGTTCAAGCAGCTCTACATGATCGCCGGCTTCGACCGCTATTTCCAGATCGCGCCCTGCTTTCGCGACGAAGACGCCCGGGCCGACCGCTCGCCGGGCGAATTTTACCAGCTCGACGTGGAAATGAGCTTCGTCGAACAAGAGGACGTCTTTGCCGCCATCGAGCCCGTGATGCATGGCCTTTTCGAGGAATTCAGCGACTGGCCGGTGACGAACCTGCCCTTTCCCCGCATCCCCTATGCCGAAGCCATGCTGAAGTACGGCTCGGACAAGCCCGATCTGCGCAATCCCCTGGAGATTTGCGACGTCACCGAGGCCTTTCGCGGTTCCAATTTCGGCATCTTCGCCAAGGCCATCGACAAGGGTTCGGTGGTACGCGCGGTGCCGGCACCGGGCTCGGGCGAGCGACCGCGCAGCTTCTTCGACAAGACCAACGACTGGGCCCGCGCCGAGGGCTGGCCGGGGCTGGGCTACGTGATCTTCGAAAAGGGCGGCGGCGGCAAAGGCCCGATAGCCAAGAATTTGGGTGAGGAACGGGTAGCCGAGCTGCGCCGAATTTCCGGTCTGGGCGATGGCGATGCGCTGTTTTTCGCCTGCGACGCGCCGGCCAAGGCGGCCGAGCTGGCCGGCCTGGCGCGGCAGCGCGTGGGCCAGGAGCTCGAGCTCAACGAAAAGGAATCTTTCCGTTTCTGCTGGATCGTCGACTATCCCATGTACGAGTGGAGCGAGGCCGAACAAAAAATCGAGTTCAGCCACAACCCCTTCTCCATGCCCCAGGGTGGCATCGTGGCGCTGGGCAACGAGGACGCGCTCGAGGTCCTGGGCTTTCAGTACGACATCGTCTGCAACGGCGTCGAGCTTTCCTCGGGCGCCATCCGCAACCACGACCCCGAGACCATGATCAAGGCCTTCGAATTGGCCGGCTACGGCCGCGACGTGGTCGAGGCGGAGTTCGGCGGCATGCTGCGGGCGCTGCGCCTGGGCGCGCCGCCGCACGGCGGCATCGCGCCGGGCATCGACCGCATCGTCATGCTGCTGGCGGATGAGCCCAACATCCGCGAAGTGGTGGCCTTTCCCATGAACCAGCAGGCCGAAGACCTGCTGATGGGGGCGCCTGCGGAGGTCTCGGCGCGGCAGTTGCGGGATTTGCATATCCGGGTGGCCTTGCCACCGGAGAAGAAGGTGGAGGAGTAG
- the rnd gene encoding ribonuclease D gives MSVISSSAELADLCGRLAQAPFVTVDTEFIRESTFWPRLCLVQVAAPEPADAVAIDALAEGLELGPLLELMAAPGVLKVFHSARQDIEIFYQLSGRVPAPLFDTQLAAMVCGFGDSAAYETLVKKLVGKQVDKASRFTDWARRPLSERQIRYALGDVTHLRGIYEKLAARLAETGRSHWLDDEMALLSDPLIYQMPPEAAWQRIKTRSTNPRMLGILREAAGWRESEAQRRDVPRNRVVRDEALLEIAAHPPADPNELKRIRAFPRGLAEGAAGAQLLQAVARGKALSEDQLPRRERPPQLPRGAGPLVDLLKVLLKMKCEEHGVAQKLVANSSDLERIAIDDEAPVAALAGWRREVFGADALRLKRGELALGAVGNGICAVELLQSE, from the coding sequence ATGAGTGTTATTTCGAGTAGCGCCGAGTTGGCCGATCTCTGTGGCCGGCTGGCCCAGGCGCCCTTTGTCACCGTCGACACCGAGTTCATTCGCGAAAGCACCTTCTGGCCGCGGCTCTGCCTGGTCCAGGTGGCCGCACCCGAACCCGCAGACGCCGTGGCCATCGATGCCCTGGCCGAGGGTCTCGAGCTGGGGCCGCTGCTGGAGTTGATGGCGGCGCCCGGGGTGCTCAAGGTGTTTCACTCGGCGCGCCAGGACATCGAGATCTTCTACCAGCTCTCGGGCCGCGTGCCGGCGCCGCTGTTTGACACCCAGTTGGCCGCCATGGTCTGCGGCTTCGGCGATTCGGCGGCCTACGAGACGCTGGTCAAGAAGCTGGTGGGCAAGCAGGTGGACAAGGCCTCGCGCTTTACCGACTGGGCCCGGCGGCCGCTCAGCGAACGTCAGATCCGCTATGCGCTGGGTGATGTCACACACTTGCGCGGGATTTACGAAAAGCTTGCCGCGCGCCTCGCCGAGACCGGCCGCAGCCATTGGCTCGACGACGAGATGGCGCTGCTTTCCGATCCCCTGATCTACCAGATGCCACCCGAGGCGGCCTGGCAGCGCATCAAGACGCGCAGCACCAATCCCCGCATGTTGGGCATCCTGCGCGAGGCTGCCGGCTGGCGCGAGAGCGAGGCTCAGCGCCGCGATGTTCCGCGCAACCGGGTGGTGCGTGACGAAGCGCTGCTCGAAATTGCCGCCCATCCCCCGGCCGACCCCAATGAGCTCAAGCGCATTCGGGCCTTTCCCCGCGGTCTGGCCGAAGGGGCGGCGGGAGCGCAGTTGCTGCAAGCCGTGGCTCGCGGCAAGGCCCTGTCCGAGGACCAGCTGCCCAGGCGCGAACGGCCGCCGCAGTTGCCGCGCGGCGCCGGACCACTGGTCGATCTTTTGAAAGTGTTGCTGAAGATGAAATGCGAGGAGCACGGTGTGGCCCAGAAGCTGGTGGCCAACTCGAGCGATCTCGAACGCATCGCCATCGACGACGAGGCCCCGGTGGCGGCCCTGGCGGGCTGGCGGCGCGAGGTTTTCGGGGCCGACGCGCTACGCCTGAAGCGGGGGGAGCTGGCGCTCGGGGCGGTCGGCAACGGCATTTGCGCTGTCGAACTTTTGCAGTCAGAATGA